The window AGATATCCCTAAAGCATTTAAAAAGTATTTAGGTAAATCCGGTTATGCGTACGTTGCGCCTAAATGGACCTCAATTGAGATAGCGATAGAGACAATTCATGAAGCTAATGGCCAAAGTGTATTGGCTCATCCATCTCGCTATGGGTATACATTAAGTAAAATGAAAACATTAATTGGCTATTTTAAAGAGCATGGTGGTGATGGAATAGAGGTTTCGCAAAGCCGGCAAACGCTTGATGATTTGAGTTCTTTGGCTAAGTGTGCTTGTGAGTTTGGCTTACTCGCATCGCAAGGTTCTGATTTTCATGATACAGTAGGGTATCTAGATTTAGGTAAAACGCACCCACTACCGAGTCGTGTCACTCCAATTTGGCACGATTGGTCTTTAACAAAAAATTGTTAAACGAGAGATTAGATTTATGGCACAAATGTTTTATATTCATCCCGATAATCCACAAAAACGATTATTAGAGCAAGTCGTCGCTATTTTAAAAGATCAGGGCGTCATTGCTTTTCCAACTGACTCTGGATATTCTATAGGCTGTTTACTTGATAACAAACAGGGTTTAGATCGCATCTGTCAAATTAGGGATCTTGATAAACACCATAATTTTACATTAATGTGTCGTGATCTATCAGAACTATCAGCTTATGCTTACGTTGATAATACTACGTTTCGTTTACTAAAAAATAATACACCAGGACGTTATGTATTTATTTTAGAAGCCAGTAAAGAAGTACCAAGGCGTTTAATGAATGAAAAACGTAAAACTATTGGATTAAGGATCCCTGATCACAAAATTGATTTAAGTTTACTTGAATTATTAGATAAACCATTAATGACTACCACATTAATTTTACCAAATGATGATTTTGCGCAGTCTGATCCAGAAGAGATTGAACAACAGATAGGCCACCAATTAGATGCGATTATTCATGGTGGTTACATTGGTCAACAACCAACGACGATTGTTGATTTAACAAATGATTATCCTTACATTATTCGTCATGGTAGTGGTGATGCTACGCCATTTGAATAATATCATTTTAAAACCGATTTTATATTATTAATTATGATACCTGTGAAGGTAACGAGGGAAAAATGCAAAAACCGAATATAAATACCGAAAAGTTACAAAAAGTCTTAGCTAATTTAGGACATGGTTCTCGCCGTGAAATAGAAGCATTAATTGAAGCAAAAAAAATTAGTGTAGATGGAAAGATTGCCACATTAGGTGATCGAATTGATATTCGGACACAGCCGAAAGTTCGCATCAATGGTAATCTGATTACGATTAGACCAAAAGATAAAGATGTTTGCCGTGTACTAGCTTATTACAAGCCTGAAGGTGAAATTTGTTCTAAAAATGATCCAGAAGGGCGGGCGACGGTATTTACCAACCTACCAAAATTAAAAAATTCTCGTTGGATTAATATTGGTCGATTAGATATCAATACTTCAGGATTACTACTGTTTACTACCGATGGAGAGTTGGCAAATCGTTTAATGCATCCTCGTAATGAAGTTGAACGTGAATACCAAGTGCGAGTTTTTGGTGAAGTGACTGATCAACAAGTATATCAGCTGAAGAAAGGGGTACAACTTGAAGATGGACCCGCATCGTTTAAATCGATTAGTTCACAAGGCGGCGCTGGGTTAAATAAATGGTTTAATGTGGTGATCACAGAAGGTCGCAACCGAGAAGTTAGACGTATGTGGGAAGCTGTTGGTGTTCAAGTTAGCCGATTATTACGTGTTCGTTATGGTAATATTTCTCTTCCTAAATGGTTATCACGCGGTACTTGGACTGAGTTAGATCTTGGTTCGGTGAACTATTTGCGTGGACTTGTTGGTCTTGCGACGGAAGAAAAATCATTTTTAAGCGTTGATCAGCAAAAGAAACCTGCAAAACGTATTAGTGCTAAACGTCCTACCGTAAATTTTAAGTCCAATAAAGCTTAAGTCATTCTAATAATCAAGTCTACCTATTTTAGACTTGATTATTCCTATCGTCGTTTCTAGCCCAATGTTTATTGAGTATCTGATTACTGAACTTGATACTGGTTTAGGTAATGATATTTGAATTTGCTATAGATGAATGTTTTGAACTGAATACTATTTTAGCCGCAAAATGTGCTGATAAGCCTAAAATTACATATATCATCAAACTCAGGCCTAACATAAACATGAGCAGACCTGAAATATTGGTTATTGCCAATAGAATATCTAGCTCTAGAAACCATATAACTGAACTAAGAATGATCGTAGGCATCAGCATTAAGATCAGTACAATAAATAAATATCTCCAATGCAATCTATTATCGATGTCATTAAAACTATTGCGTGTAGAGAAATAGACAATATTGTAACAAATAACTAGATTAACCAGAATTGAAATTACAAAAAATAGCGTAACCTCAACAGGCATAATACCTAATAGCGCCGCAATAAATTCGTTTAATTGTAAATGTGGGTCAAAGATAATTATCATCAACATGAGTACTACCAATGATAAACAACCTAATACCGTCGCATTGGATGATTGAATGCTACATTTAGTAAATTTTGAGGCTGTTTCTTTAACGGTATTATTCGCTTTAAATAGTGTAAATAAAGTAATGAGGACTGCTATATGTAATAGTGTGTTGATTGCGGCTTTAAGCAATGGATGGATGTATATTATCTCGGAAATAAATGGATAAATAATGTGAGATAAAAGGATTGTCAATCCAAACGAGATCATACAAAAAATGATGCCTATTAGAATACCAAGCGAAGCTTTACCTATATCTGTTAAGCCCAATTTTTGAGTAAAGTAGGCAGCAATAAGAAAATAGATTAACCCATTAGCAATAATAAGCTTTAGACTATTAAATAACATAATAACAACAATATTTGGCTCATTTTCCCAAACTAGAGTAAATAATGAATAATAGTTATATGTGTAAAAAATAATGCGGTATATAACGTAAATCAATATAAAACGGCTAGCTAGTAATAAAAATGAGTGATATTTCATGTTATGACTATTCCTGATTATTTTATTAATTTGATTATAAATGGTTTTTTTTAGGTTGTCCTTTATTAGTTTTAATATAAGCGCGTAACTATATCGTTTTTTTATGCGGTACCGTGACTCTTGAATACATTATTTTTATTGCAGAATCAGAGAGCAGTAACATAATAGTATTGAAAAGTTAAACAAGAGCTATTCTGGTATCGAAACATCTATTGCTTATGCCGTCTGAATTTTATGTTACCTCTGGTACTGAATAAAATAACAGTACAATAACCTAGCTTAGCCACTAAATACAACCCGATTGATATCAGTTTTTTTTTATTTTATACTTTTTACTCTATAGTAATAGGCTAAAAATGATGAATAGGTTCCATTAGTGAATAAAATAATAAAACTAGGCTTGTTAATCGTCATCAGTTCTGGGCTTTCCGCCTGTTTTGATAACAAAGATTGTCAGACTTTATTTGATGAAAAGAATTATGATAAAGCATTCAAAACTTGTTCTACTGAGGTTAAATCGGGAGCTGCCAATGCTCAAACGACCTTAGGTTATATGTATGATGAAGGGTTAGGTGTTGAACAAAATTACTTACTGGCTAAAAAATATTATCAATTATCCGCTGATCAGGGTAATGCTGGTGGACTAAATAACTTAGGCTATTTATATATGCATGGTCGTGGTGTCACAATTGATTATGCTAAAGCGAAAGCGTTATTTGAACTATCTGCCGATCAAAATGACGCATTTGCACAAAATAATTTAGGTTACCTATATGATGTTGGTTTAGGGGTAGAACAAGATTATCGTCAAGCTAAACGGTGGTATCAACTATCAGCTGAGCAAGGCAACACCAGTGCTCAAAATAATTTAGCGAGCTTGTATTATTATGGCTTAGGTGTCAAGAAGAGCTATAGCAAAGCAAAAGAGTGGTATGAGTTATCGGCAAATCAAGGGAATACATCTGCATTAAATAACTTAGGTAATCTTTATCGTAATGGCTTAGGTGTCAAACGTAATTATACCAAAGCAAAAGAGTTGTATGAATTAGCCGCAAATAAAGGTGATGCTCCTGCACAAAATAATTTAGGTTATATGTATGATGAAGGGTTAGGTGTCGAACAAAATTACTTACTGGCTAAAAAATATTATCAATTATCCGCAGATCAGGGTAATGCCAGTGGACTAAATAACTTAGGCTATTTATATATGCATGGTAGAGGAGTGATGAAAGATTATGCTAAAGCAAAAGAGTACTATGAATTAGCCGCAAATAAAGGTGATGCTTCTGCACAAAATAATTTAGGTTATCTATATGAACAGGGGTTGGGTATCGCGCAAGATTATACAAAAGCTAAAACGTTATATGAATCGACGGCACTTAAAGGCAGTCATACTGCACAATATAATTTAGCCTATATGTATGAAAAAGGAGAAGGGGTTAGTGTGGATATTGATAAAGCTATTGAACTTTATCAAAAGG is drawn from Orbaceae bacterium BiB and contains these coding sequences:
- a CDS encoding L-threonylcarbamoyladenylate synthase, with translation MAQMFYIHPDNPQKRLLEQVVAILKDQGVIAFPTDSGYSIGCLLDNKQGLDRICQIRDLDKHHNFTLMCRDLSELSAYAYVDNTTFRLLKNNTPGRYVFILEASKEVPRRLMNEKRKTIGLRIPDHKIDLSLLELLDKPLMTTTLILPNDDFAQSDPEEIEQQIGHQLDAIIHGGYIGQQPTTIVDLTNDYPYIIRHGSGDATPFE
- the rluB gene encoding 23S rRNA pseudouridine(2605) synthase RluB; this encodes MQKPNINTEKLQKVLANLGHGSRREIEALIEAKKISVDGKIATLGDRIDIRTQPKVRINGNLITIRPKDKDVCRVLAYYKPEGEICSKNDPEGRATVFTNLPKLKNSRWINIGRLDINTSGLLLFTTDGELANRLMHPRNEVEREYQVRVFGEVTDQQVYQLKKGVQLEDGPASFKSISSQGGAGLNKWFNVVITEGRNREVRRMWEAVGVQVSRLLRVRYGNISLPKWLSRGTWTELDLGSVNYLRGLVGLATEEKSFLSVDQQKKPAKRISAKRPTVNFKSNKA
- a CDS encoding SEL1-like repeat protein: MNKIIKLGLLIVISSGLSACFDNKDCQTLFDEKNYDKAFKTCSTEVKSGAANAQTTLGYMYDEGLGVEQNYLLAKKYYQLSADQGNAGGLNNLGYLYMHGRGVTIDYAKAKALFELSADQNDAFAQNNLGYLYDVGLGVEQDYRQAKRWYQLSAEQGNTSAQNNLASLYYYGLGVKKSYSKAKEWYELSANQGNTSALNNLGNLYRNGLGVKRNYTKAKELYELAANKGDAPAQNNLGYMYDEGLGVEQNYLLAKKYYQLSADQGNASGLNNLGYLYMHGRGVMKDYAKAKEYYELAANKGDASAQNNLGYLYEQGLGIAQDYTKAKTLYESTALKGSHTAQYNLAYMYEKGEGVSVDIDKAIELYQKACDDGNNDGCEAVTELSP